The Vespula pensylvanica isolate Volc-1 chromosome 3, ASM1446617v1, whole genome shotgun sequence nucleotide sequence ATTTTATTGGTTCGATAAAGACTATtctatttttgaatatttatctgATGATTTAACAAAGTTAAGTGGTTATCATCgatttatatgttaaaaagTATACCTTTCCTATTTGTTcgatgcaaatatttttttgtaaaaggGAAAATGACGATGAGCAAACAACGAACGACAAGAAGGAAAGGCTCAAAGGGTTGGACGACGTCGAACGGAAGGGAAGAGACGAGTGATCGTGACGATTAGAAAGCGATAAGCGTTACCCCATAAAAATTACTGCTCGCGTTATAAATGCGCAAGCTCGAAGAGACACGCAACAAAGCTGCAATCTCCAGGCGAGGCAAAGCCTACGTGTCTCGTGCAATCGAGGCCTTCGAGTTTCTTGCACGCCATCCAAGCGTTTTATAATcgcttttccttctccctttcaaccctctctcttcctcttggCTTTTCTTTACCCTTTCTGTCTACCCTTTGCCCttcaaaaaaatgttttcctaTTAATTTCAACTTACTGCCCGCTGTGAACACCCTTTGACAAAGTGTATCCACTTGCTAAAGCAGTCTGCATAAATTAGATATTTGTTttctactacttctttttctaaacttAGTTAAgcaagaaaggaaatgaaagcaATATAGGAtatccgtaaaaaaaaattcctggGGATAAATTTTCACGTCGATCGATGTCAGAAAAGCTTTAGGAAAAAAATGAGTGACGaaatttaaaatttgaaacaaCAATCGGTAATCGGTCGCATTTTACATCGCTTACATTTTCGGCACATCTTTGAGAAAACGAAGACGGTAGGATCTTTTTCCAATTTGATACAGAAAAGATTCcattaatattttccttaGGAAGACGGGATACATTTCATCGTTTCGAGAACGAAGGGGGAATGAGAAGTGGTAAAGCGAGCTACTCGAAAGAAGGTACGAAACGGTTGGTGTAAGAAGAGAGGATAGGGAtacagaaagaggaagaaggaaggaagaaggaagagggttGAAGAGAAgcagaaggaaaaggaacatACGGGATACGAGTAAGCGAAGCTGCCAGCCGGTAGCTGACTCGTACCGATAAGAAGGCTCGAtccgttcgtttcttctctctctctctctctctctctctctctctctctgtctctctttctttcactctccttTTTACAACGAGAATACGACATTAACCGGCGGACGTAGACGACGTCGAAGACGTAGGCGGGGAAGAGGCGACAAACTCAAGCGAAGCATTGAGCGCCAAACGAAATAGGGAATTTAAGTGTCGCCGCTCTGATgagatcttctctctctttcccttccatTCTTCTCACTTTCTCCAACGACTACTACTCCgttttctatcttattctaACCCGTACTCGATTTTCTCATTTCATCttctcgtctttttctctttctctccctttctctctctctctctctctctctctctctctctctctctccctctctctctctctctctctctttctctttctctctctctttcaccctcccTGCTTTGCGCACGATACACCTCGATCCCTTGAGGATTCGAAGTCTTCCTTTAAACCCTTCTGTTCCTTCCTTCatccttctcgtttcttttctcaccctctttctttttcttcgtacatCTTCTCTTACTGCCCTTATTTCGTTTCGCTCGTTTCGCTCGTGTCaccgatcgattcgataacAAAGGATCTCAAGCTCTCACTGATATTCCAAGTTATCTTAGCACAGCCAACATTGTTTCTAGACGTTCTTAAAACTCGTTACTCGTCACGAGTTTGCGGCACGTATTGCGGAAAAGTCCAGGAGtaacgataagaaagaaggaaaatcgtAGTGACCCATTTCGCacatcgtcctcgtcctcctaGCTGTTGCCACCACGGTCTTCCGGTTTCCGTATTACGGAACGATGCCCGCCAGtgaaacttttatttcttcgtaatcCCCTTCCGCTCGCTTGCCTTTATTTCGCGAAAGGACAAGTTCGCTATTACGAAAACAACGAGGGTATCCGTGCTTCGGTTaactttttcataaataacgAAGAATGCTGGACCGTAAGTAATATCATTACTCTGATTTTATGTTcgatccttcttccttccaacTACGAGTAATCCTCggttatctttttgttttcactCAAGGTATAACATCTAGCGATCGAcgacagattttttttttttatcaatttataacgAAAACTTACAATTAAAGTTATCAAACAACATTTGTATTATCTATTCAAGTTGTTTcatgatttatttcaaaataatatgatatccTAACGAAATTACTACGAGTATGAGTctgatgaaatttctttttaataattttctcaacAATGGCTTTGGtattaagataattttaataaaaaatcgagtCGCTCTCGCGATCATatgtttattctttattaattccTAAATCTAATTTCttgtatcgatatatatatatatatatatatatatatatatatatatatatatatacacgaacgACACTAGATTCTTGACAGCGATCTTACGAGGATCTCGAGCGAAAAGAGGACGAGTAAACGTGGTGTATACCCGTTTGAAGTATCTCGTCGTGAACTCGGATGGAGTGCAGGTCACGGGCGCTTCGGTCGAGCACCATTTGGCCCACAAACGTAATGCACCGAGCTGCCACTTCACATATGCGTGGTACACCAATTCAAACGTTATGAGACGTAGCCACAGGCTTTACGTGCCTCACGACAATACCTACGATCGTATACATAACGTGTgcattctccttctctctctttctctctctctctctctctctctctgtctctctctcactcactcattctcaCTCTGGTCATCGTgcaacgtatatacatatacaacgTGTAACATAGGACTGGCTTTCAATCGCTCGAACGagcatattctctctctcttcctccttctcattctcGTATGCGTGCGTACATCGCGTTTACAaacgtacgtgcgtgcgtattGCTTCCGGTACGTGGGAGAACGTAATGGATGAAAAGTTGTAAAGTAAAATCGATAGAAGTGTTCGAGATAATtcatttcctctctttctccttctttcttcttaaagGTTGTAAAAGTATCGACGGTTATTTATTGAACGCATTTTCTTTTGCAGTGTATTTTACTAAGGTAAAACGAAGCTCTCGGGAATATTTATCGTTAGTTACACGTGAagattgtaaaagaaaataaaaatgtatgacTTTCCTCGAAGGAAAGAGGCAAGATAAGACTAATACTTTGGTTTTGATTCTTGTGAAAGAGATTTATCATGTTCAAAGATCGATGAACCGAGTTAAATTCCTTGTCTTCCGTAAGATGctacctatatatatttgtaatacatacatacatatatacacataaatacacatacgttCTCGTAAGACCCAGTTAGATCGCGTGTAAAACGCACTGGCACGCTACACTGTGTCGGTTCGACAATACAAACGGGCCATCGTTAAACTGTTGCCGTTAAATTGCCGCAGCGAAGTACTCCAGCCACGGAAGGAACTAGCCAGTAACAGTGGCAACAGAAGCAGCAGCAATAGCAACAGCGACGACGTCAGCAATGGAAGGATCTTCGTTCGGTGCAAGATATACCCCTTAACGTTCCTACAGCAGCCTCTTGCGCCttcgaggaagagagatgCTACGAAAGGGATGTTGCGAGAGATAGCTCTCCCTATTGCGGCACCGTAAAGACGAATTAACGTACATCTATACCAAGGATGCACTCGCCGTACGAACTAAAGGAGATACATTGCGAACCGAGCTCGGAAGCTGAGTCGTCTACCCTCACCTTTCCTTCCCGTTTATTGGACAGTCTTTTGAAGAGACTTCGTTTGAAAGCCAAGAACCTCGAATCTCCCAACTACGATCCTCCCGAAAGGAATGCAATcttaagagagagaaggaggaaacgCTCCGAAGAAAGTCGTGAAACGAGCAGGTGGAGTCGGTAAGAGCTCGCAAAACGAAGAATACGTTCTATctacgtttctttcctttatccgTAACGACAAATTTACTCGATTCTATTAGATCTGcagtgaaaagaaatgatctaGAAGTATAGACATTAactaatatgaaataaaaacggatgatcttttatttatcttttttttttcttttttattgcttatgatattattttatggatTCAGAATGTTGCATATTATGAATGATCGAATAAAAGACAAATATGATACAGTTCTTATCTACAATACGtctttttattaagaattacaattatatacataaataaaacaaatattagcCGTGTTCGTTATCCATCGGAAGCGATATTATGATTGCGAAAGAATGGCATATGTCAATCACACGTATCGTATACGTGAGGTAAATAATAACTGTTTAATCAGAGGAAGGTGGTGGAAGAGGCTTGCATTTTGCTTTTTTCGGATAATCGCAAGTCTTCAATAGATCGTTGAAGTGCAAGCCTGGTGGACACTTCATTGGAATCGGGTCACCTTCCAAACAAACATAGTATGAATCACAGTGATATGGATCTTTAATCAGAGTAGCGTTCGGATTATCGTCTTCTGGACATTGAGGTTTGATCACCGGCTCGGTCAAAGTGAAGGCGATGAAAGTTAAAACGGTAAGAACGTAAAGAGCTAAAACGTTAAATTCACGATTATaacacatatatgcatatatgtatctctttcAATACTTTATCTTATTCTCTTCAATCATTTGTGATTCATTAACGTAtagaatatcaaaaaaaaaaaaagcttacCTTTCATTTTGGAAAAAACAGTCACTTTagtcttatataaataaaaagaacaacacTTATTAATAACGACTGTCGCAGCAGAATTTAGACGAACTTATGCGCGTTTACCTTTATATATCTCACCGATAAATCCTCTTTTATCAATATCGCTGAGATTCAACCGTCCCCCACATACCTTCCTATTTTGTTCGTTCCATTTTCCTTATCAATATATATCAGAAAAGAGCTATCGTCGCGATAATGTTCAAAGACGATTCATAGCAAATAGCAAGCTTCGAATCTTTATGACGTTGGTGGATGAAAGATTTCCAAACAGCTCCTGCTATTGtctgaatgaaaagaaaaagaatatagtaATTCGACGAAAAAGTGGActtatgagagagagagagaaagagagagagagagagagagagagaaagagagaaagagagagagagagagggttaaACGAGAGACGGAAGAACGAGGTGTCGAGGTCGATGGGTGGGGGTGGAGGAGAGGGCAGCGTGGGAAAGGCTGCCTGACACTCGGACAATACCGGCGTGCTGCTGTCGCGTTCGGTTCCTGGTTATGGCGGGTGCACAATGCCTATTGTCGGGCAACCCACCGTACAAACGTGTGTGTCGACGCTTCCACAAAACGGGCCGGCggtctatttctctctctctctctctctctctctctctctttctctctctctctctttcatcctctctctcactctctctcttattcagtcactcttcttcttccttccacGTCACTCCTTCCTACTTTGtccttctctgtttttctttctctctctcatttccgTTCTTCACCCTTTTTACTTCATCCTTTATCCCCTCGTTTCCTTCCATATCGTAGTTTTTCCAACGCACGCTTGGCCGATGCTCGACTCCTTAAGACATCGACCTGTTTTTGGCaaagtacatacacacaacGTTGGCACGACGACGGGAGTATAAtatcgacttttctttttgcctttTAGAAGAATAGAGACGGAAGTTCAGAGACGAGACGATAGAAAAATGCACAACCGGGCATCGATAGTTCACAATCGGATTTATATGGCAAATCAATCGCGACAATATTTACGCCTCATTAAGTGCGCATTTCGTTCTATGCGTGCGCAAAGATCAAATTTACATTCGACCAAATCGTGCGTTAATTCTCTATCGCTAGCGATATTTGGTATCGacatattattcatattattcatTTCGTTGACAATGCTCTCGCGTTTCGACGATATGCTATGCAGATCGAGAGAGTGgcttatctatatatttcgttaatcTTCTTGGATGGATCAAAATTAATGTGACTATCGAAAGCcgtgtaataattttaagattatttcattgttaaaatatCTGATAACGATCCTCGTTATCTAGTTTTATAACTTACGTTCGATCAATTGCTCGATAACTAAGAATTTTCGTTTACATAAATAggcttttacaaaattttaagaaacttGCGATAAGTAAGTCCAgtcgatttatataataaagaaatattacttataGATCGTCGTATTATCGCACGATTatctattaattcttttacGCGTTCGAAAAGGTagtcattttaataaataaaataatactttatcaCACAATAAATAACATCGTTAAAAG carries:
- the LOC122627624 gene encoding peritrophin-1-like — its product is MKALYVLTVLTFIAFTLTEPVIKPQCPEDDNPNATLIKDPYHCDSYYVCLEGDPIPMKCPPGLHFNDLLKTCDYPKKAKCKPLPPPSSD